TGGTGCCTTGGTGCCTTAGTGGCGAAATAATGGAGGTGCCCATGATAACCATTGAAACCCTGGACTTCAACACCACAGAGAAGGCCCGCAAGGGCGTGTTCAACCAGCCCCAGGCGCTGCTTAACTATCTCCACTTGAAACAGGGCCAGGAAGTGCCAAAGCATCTGGCCAACGCCGACATGGTCTATCTGATAGTGCTGCAGGGCGAAGGCGTTTTTAACTTTGAGGAAAAAGACCACGTCATCAAGCACGGCCAGCTGGCGGCAGTTACCCGGGGAACGCCGATGCACATCACCAACCAGAGACAGGAGGACTTAAGTTTCATCGTGATAAAGACACCCAATCCCGAAAACAAATAATGTATTTCTACGAAAAGCACTAAACATTAACAAAAGAAGAAGATAATGAAATTAGGCATCATCATCTACTCCCAGGATGCGGAAACCGTCTGGAACGCCTTCAGGCTGGGCGTTTACTCGCTGGGACAGGGCGACCAGGCCAGCGTCTTTCTGCTGGCCAAGGGTGTGGAGTGCCAGTCGTT
The window above is part of the bacterium genome. Proteins encoded here:
- a CDS encoding cupin domain-containing protein, giving the protein MITIETLDFNTTEKARKGVFNQPQALLNYLHLKQGQEVPKHLANADMVYLIVLQGEGVFNFEEKDHVIKHGQLAAVTRGTPMHITNQRQEDLSFIVIKTPNPENK